In Tribolium castaneum strain GA2 chromosome 4, icTriCast1.1, whole genome shotgun sequence, one DNA window encodes the following:
- the cpo gene encoding protein couch potato isoform X3, whose protein sequence is MSRERTTQWRTVRIALCSCECVRAAYSEVENFKVRTLFVSGLPMDAKPRELYLLFRAYEGYEGSLLKVTSKNGKTASPVGFVTFNTRAGAEAAKQDLQQGVRFDPDMPQTIRLEFAKSNTKVSKPKQQAANAANTHPTLMHPLTGLYFSDLGTPFFPGGPELWHHPLAYSAAAELPGAALQHATLVHPALHPQVPPPMSLPHPTALTSVHAASLPHFLPSPALASPVGSSSSQPGLGVSNPPCSTLFVANLGQFVSEHELKEIFASFPGFCRLRMHNKGGSPVAFMEYQDVRCAAQVMAALQGSFLLSSDRGPIRIEYAKSKMAAEGTKGEENGQS, encoded by the exons gtGCGGACATTATTCGTAAGCGGACTACCTATGGATGCCAAGCCTCGGGAgttgtatttattattcagGGCTTatgag GGTTACGAGGGATCATTACTTAAAGTTACAAGCAAAAATGGAAAAACCGCCTCG CCTGTgggttttgtgactttcaacACTCGGGCAGGAGCGGAGGCAGCAAAGCAAGACTTGCAG CAGGGCGTACGGTTTGACCCCGACATGCCTCAGACGATCCGACTGGAGTTTGCTAAAAGTAACACGAAGGTTAGCAAGCCCAAACAGCAAGCTGCTAACGCCGCCAACACGCACCCAACTTTGATGCACCCCCTCACCGGAC TGTATTTTTCAGATTTGGGAACCCCCTTTTTCCCGGGTGGTCCAGAACTGTGGCATCATCCGTTGGCTTATTCGGCGGCTGCAGAATTACCGGGGGCCGCTTTGCAACACGCAACACTCGTTCATCCCGCACTGCACCCACAGGTCCCC CCTCCAATGTCTTTGCCGCATCCAACTGCTCTAACTTCAGTACATGCAGCATCTTTGCCACATTTTCTACCAAGTCCTGCCTTGGCTTCTCCCGTGGGGTCATCGTCCTCGCAACCTGGTTTGGGAGTAAGCAATCCGCCTTGCTCTACACTTTTCGTCGCAAATTTGGGCCAGTTTGTGTCCGAACACGAATTAAAGGAAATCTTTGCCAG CTTCCCTGGCTTCTGTCGCCTGCGCATGCACAACAAGGGTGGATCCCCGGTGGCCTTCATGGAATACCAGGATGTGCGTTGCGCCGCACAGGTCATGGCAGCACTGCAAGGTTCCTTCCTACTCTCCTCCGATCGCGGCCCCATTCGTATTGAATACGCCAAAAGCAAAATGGCTGCAGAG GGAACAAAAGGAGAAGAAAATGGACAATCTTAA
- the cpo gene encoding protein couch potato isoform X5, producing MEAPLGVTLSQSMDSVNTNNGEEEVRTLFVSGLPMDAKPRELYLLFRAYEGYEGSLLKVTSKNGKTASPVGFVTFNTRAGAEAAKQDLQQGVRFDPDMPQTIRLEFAKSNTKVSKPKQQAANAANTHPTLMHPLTGLYFSDLGTPFFPGGPELWHHPLAYSAAAELPGAALQHATLVHPALHPQVPPPMSLPHPTALTSVHAASLPHFLPSPALASPVGSSSSQPGLGVSNPPCSTLFVANLGQFVSEHELKEIFASFPGFCRLRMHNKGGSPVAFMEYQDVRCAAQVMAALQGSFLLSSDRGPIRIEYAKSKMAAEGTKGEENGQS from the exons gtGCGGACATTATTCGTAAGCGGACTACCTATGGATGCCAAGCCTCGGGAgttgtatttattattcagGGCTTatgag GGTTACGAGGGATCATTACTTAAAGTTACAAGCAAAAATGGAAAAACCGCCTCG CCTGTgggttttgtgactttcaacACTCGGGCAGGAGCGGAGGCAGCAAAGCAAGACTTGCAG CAGGGCGTACGGTTTGACCCCGACATGCCTCAGACGATCCGACTGGAGTTTGCTAAAAGTAACACGAAGGTTAGCAAGCCCAAACAGCAAGCTGCTAACGCCGCCAACACGCACCCAACTTTGATGCACCCCCTCACCGGAC TGTATTTTTCAGATTTGGGAACCCCCTTTTTCCCGGGTGGTCCAGAACTGTGGCATCATCCGTTGGCTTATTCGGCGGCTGCAGAATTACCGGGGGCCGCTTTGCAACACGCAACACTCGTTCATCCCGCACTGCACCCACAGGTCCCC CCTCCAATGTCTTTGCCGCATCCAACTGCTCTAACTTCAGTACATGCAGCATCTTTGCCACATTTTCTACCAAGTCCTGCCTTGGCTTCTCCCGTGGGGTCATCGTCCTCGCAACCTGGTTTGGGAGTAAGCAATCCGCCTTGCTCTACACTTTTCGTCGCAAATTTGGGCCAGTTTGTGTCCGAACACGAATTAAAGGAAATCTTTGCCAG CTTCCCTGGCTTCTGTCGCCTGCGCATGCACAACAAGGGTGGATCCCCGGTGGCCTTCATGGAATACCAGGATGTGCGTTGCGCCGCACAGGTCATGGCAGCACTGCAAGGTTCCTTCCTACTCTCCTCCGATCGCGGCCCCATTCGTATTGAATACGCCAAAAGCAAAATGGCTGCAGAG GGAACAAAAGGAGAAGAAAATGGACAATCTTAA
- the Prosalpha2 gene encoding proteasome subunit alpha type-2, whose protein sequence is MASERYSFSLTTFSPSGKLVQIEYALAAVAAGAPSVGIKACNGVVIATENKHKSILYDEHSVHKVEMITKHIGMIYSGMGPDYRLLVKQARKMAQKYFLTYREPIPTVQLVQRVAAVMQEYTQSGGVRPFGVSLLICGWDSGRPYLFQCDPSGAYFAWKATAMGKNYINGKTFLEKRYSEDLELDDAVHTAILTLKESFEGQMTADNIEVGICDESGFRRLEPSHVKDYLANIP, encoded by the exons ATGGCATCTGAGCGGTATAGTTTTTCTTTAACTACTTTCAG CCCTTCAGGAAAACTAGTGCAAATCGAGTATGCCTTAGCTGCTGTGGCTGCAGGTGCCCCCTCCGTGGGGATCAAGG CCTGTAATGGAGTCGTTATTGCCACcgaaaacaaacacaaatcCATACTTTATGATGAACACAGTGTGCATAAAGTCGAAATGATAACGAAACACATTGGTATGATTTATTCGGGCATGGGCCCCGATTATAGATTACTGGTCAAACAGGCGAGAAAAATGGCCCAGAAGTATTTTCTCACCTACCGAGAGCCCATCCCTACTGTACAACTTGTACAACGTGTGGCGGCTGTTATGCAAGAATATACGCAATCAGGGGGCGTACGGCCCTTTGGCGTGTCTTTGTTGATTTGTGGGTGGGACAGTGGCAGGCCTTATTTGTTCCAGTGTGACCCCTCAGGGGCCTATTTCGCGTGGAAGGCCACAGCGATGGGTAAAAACTACATCAATGGCAAGACTTTCTTAGAGAAgag ATACAGTGAAGATTTGGAGTTGGATGATGCAGTTCACACTGCGATTTTGACGTTAAAAGAGAGCTTTGAGGGGCAGATGACGGCGGATAATATTGAAGTTGGGATTTGTGATGAGTCAGGCTTCAGAAGATTGGAGCCTTCTCATGTTAAGGATTATTTGGCGAATATACCTTAG